From one Xiphophorus hellerii strain 12219 chromosome 18, Xiphophorus_hellerii-4.1, whole genome shotgun sequence genomic stretch:
- the serpinf2b gene encoding serpin peptidase inhibitor, clade F (alpha-2 antiplasmin, pigment epithelium derived factor), member 2b, producing the protein MDLCLTLLLICLCSLGTTNAEVAEDQSIPLIPLNPSQPIEEGESQGTPEPTTLSETTVTATSDLPSANKTSPDEEKGDSCQAISRRPDTKQTITAAIQRLGVQLLQNLETTPEQPNVIISPLSISLALSQLALGAKNETEELLMYHLHENTVPCYHESLRHVLTQLRNGDVQIATRMFLRQGFKGKQEFVSESLRFYDSEPAIVESLQQINEWVENATEGKMMDFLSSLPPNLLLMLINAVYFKGEWKARFDPNFTSKGVFYLDDLHLVDVDMMDDAKHQLSLLMDSELGAQVARFPFTKDMSLLVIMPESGKVNVSLLSSNLNISNLYERLPKERAVQVKVPKFKLEYSQELQEVLTKLGLGEMFLNPNLGGIADGPLLVSSVMHKSGMEINEDGARAAAATTTIISRASNPIFHLSQPFFFVLMDDVTHIPIFMGVINNPNPGAPVLQRGDVGSKDKVGFPTDKNHMGSVEFNPK; encoded by the exons ATGGACCTCTGCCTGACACTCCTGTTAATTTGTCTCTGCAGTCTAGGAACTACT AATGCTGAAGTGGCAGAAGATCAGTCAATCCCCCTAATTCCTCTAAACCCCAGTCAACCCATAGAA GAAGGTGAAAGCCAGGGGACACCGGAGCCGACAACTCTAAGCGAAACAACTGTTACTGCGACGTCCGACCTGCCGTCGGCAAACAAGACGTCGCCAGATGAAGAAAAGGGAGACAGTTGTCAGGCTATCAGTCGAAGACCTGACACCaaacaaactatcactgctgcaATTCAGAGACTGGGGGTGCAGCTCTTACAAAACCTGGAGACGACACCAGAGCAGCCAAATGTCATCATTTCTCCTCTAAGCATATCTCTGGCCCTCTCGCAACTGGCTTTAG GTGCGAAAAACGAGACGGAAGAGCTGCTGATGTATCACCTGCATGAAAACACCGTGCCGTGTTACCACGAGTCTCTGCGACACGTCTTAACGCAGCTGAGAAACGGCGACGTGCAAATTGCCACGCGCATGTTTCTGCGTCAAG ggtTTAAGGGAAAGCAAGAGTTTGTGAGCGAGTCGCTGCGGTTTTACGACTCGGAGCCAGCAATAGTGGAAAGCCTTCAGCAGATAAATGAGTGGGTAGAGAACGCAACAGAGGGGAAAATGATggacttcctgtcttctttgcCACCCAATCTGCTTCTCATGCTCATCAATGCCGTTTACTTCAAAG GGGAATGGAAAGCTCGATTTGACCCGAACTTCACCTCCAAAGGCGTCTTTTACCTTGATGATTTGCACCTGGTGGATGTTGATATGATGGACGATGCCAAACATCAGCTGAGTTTATTAATGGACAGTGAGCTGGGGGCTCAG GTGGCAAGGTTCCCATTCACAAAGGACATGAGTTTGCTGGTTATCATGCCTGAGTCGGGGAAAGTGAACGTGTCTTTACTTTCCTCGAACCTAAATATCTCCAACTTGTATGAACGTCTACCCAAAGAGAGGGCTGTCCAAGTTAAAGTTCCCAAATTCAAGCTGGAATATTCTCAGGAGTTGCAGGAAGTTCTTACCAAACTAG GTCTTGGGGAAATGTTCCTGAATCCCAATTTGGGTGGGATCGCAGACGGCCCCCTGCTGGTGTCCAGTGTAATGCACAAGTCTGGCATGGAGATAAACGAGGACGGCGCGAGGGCTGCCGCAGCCACAACGACCATCATCTCAAGGGCATCCAATCCTATTTTTCACCTCAGTCAGCCTTTCTTCTTTGTGCTAATGGATGATGTAACCCACATACCAATCTTCATGGGTGTCATCAATAACCCCAATCCCGGAGCCCCTGTCCTGCAGAGGGGGGATGTTGGAAGTAAAGATAAAGTAGGATTCCCAACTGACAAGAATCACATGGGCTCAGTTGAATTTAATCCTAAATAG
- the wdr81 gene encoding WD repeat-containing protein 81: MDGLMQAVERDLGVDRRQQGQGPRPGELVALVPTRWVMGLREKRVLRCARFESSSAAEISTHLWSSQTKLPPGWTRVCIQGLRKSKLSYRLARDPCHREMELLSQNSYVKTMQSVSQHNVRNLWREAHYKLVQAYTGPSEQMHITAVDAVRHALEKLFNLTFISPDKGSPSLSPAREKEKDIFLPPSSSCFSKSQSDNLCPNVLPAECLLETAEMMYVILPYTQYSLHDIVSFSPAKLANSHAKVLFIIYQVLVAMQACHTAGLSCGELSLQDIAVDEQLCSHLKLNLTHYEDLGSEEADRDDGVSQEPKNALPTGIKCLSQENNRLCKDCFDELKALVLDWVHGRVSNFHYLMELNRLAGRREGDPNYHPVLPWVVDFTVPFGKFRDLRRSKFRLNKGDKQLDFTYEMTKEALAAATGNGIGVGGDLSVGVGGAAQSEHLHVPHHISDVLSDITYYVYKARQTPKSVLCSHVRSQWEPNEYPATMERMQSWTPDECIPEFYTDPSIFSSIHPDMPDLDVPSWCKSCEEFIEVHRDLLESRDVSQHLHHWIDLTFGYKLSGKEAIKAKNVCLHLVDNHTNLTTYGVVQLFDQPHPPRLSASQYAPAEPPILGLAALNVPSLHIPSVDAVVDTLDGMIPESKGCESSGWTTVDKDDDLEQGTEAIDSLASTGSSTSISCPVNLPTISAGGGKISGERTAHASQSPSPLTNDFSSGIPPALRSAVLQKGGPMNKKHGENVVTTNTEEVKIILPEGFIPLQPLEELEKLNNFLVKSIHAEILHPSKSSCPRREGLKTEPGPSITNLFQRDVQALGVFTAEIFYAAKLRGLKADTPLRQRFQAVIKLCSANLRDVPLSLHHALESLLLLEKHAKVAHREEPVCPEPLLFNYDPIYDGLPPPSPHQLLNSIISPFPFPSYFAALHDFIFSYHGKMGTMCSLQGRDIVFHLWQQLEALLRTNITAEGLEILLPFILALMLEESTAVYAAWYLFEPISTVLGPRNANKYLLKPLINVYENPHCLKGRFYLYTDCFVLQLIMRLGLQAFLSSLLPHVLQVLTGFESSGTGGEGFKGLRTGICNLGEEEEEDFQDSKARPSSASVGGNMGSNSGVSGGVGLVGDTGLVDYSSGISLNDQVFLSEAEDFQNEFYVNSGDGVGGGKHQNQNSASKDQDQESLSVGKLSDKSSTSELSLGDDSMRDRASLKSADSSQDLKHASEGEEIGELEEEELASNGKEDMGHAASLNLDLTDSGSTLTTLQGEINGMRLDETDKGIVDDQEEEEDDRDPSEESEEKEQKILLDTVCKTVRWLSAKLGPTVTSRYVARNLLRLLTNCYIGPENHQFVSPPSVESLLESVGMGSVYEKKPVVGDQTAGPVLDCLIYIAQLYGEPVLTYQYLPYIGYLVSPPSSQRLNTRKEASLLGAVALTQKIIVFLSDTTLMDMLMKINQDVLLPLLDLITTPRMGFPSGVQTRIAVCLKTLSLMALICLRIGREMVQQHMADTLRRFFAVFSLMHSLQPQLNHAPRKVVGEVTLVDVCTPEGSNVTYEMGVLEELQTVFNSEMAYASYIPFYCLIGDFAIRKLVPNHELVWQLAQSYHQSLSQGTSETSLSSSPRLEPTSSSGLGRQVGCNPFPAPAHSSTVQGDSLPESGTFGSHLVGNRIQVSHDNEFDGNANHSLASSWGRTGHTTPIITTAATFSAPSTGASSSSAWITGLSPEDSALKQELPRSTRSLQGNWLAYWQYEIGINQQDSHFHFHQIRLQSFLGHSGTVKCLSPLLGEDFFLSGSKDKTVKLWPLYNYGDGTQEVDPRQTYSEHRKSVFYVGQLETSQEVVSCDGTVHVWDQYTGKPIRLYEAVDGKNPITAVTTMPAPHCSVVFGSADSVLRFIDPRKPGLQHEFRLAYNNISAGLIRYLAVSPSGRTVAAGFSSGFIVLLDARTGLILKGWPAHEGDILQMKAAEGNLVISSSTDYTLSVWKDLENKPLRQYKSQSDHIHAFDLYGSQVVTGTVASKIGVYSMADISLSPVSSTKLSTENFRGTLTSLAVLPTKRLLLLGSDNGAIRLLA, from the exons ATGGATGGGCTGATGCAGGCAGTGGAGCGAGACTTGGGAGTTGACCGGCGGCAGCAGGGCCAGGGGCCCCGTCCTGGAGAGCTCGTAGCCTTGGTTCCTACGCGCTGGGTGATGGGCCTCAGGGAGAAGAGGGTCTTGCGCTGTGCTCGCTTTGAAAGCAGCAGCGCGGCAGAAATCTCCACACATCTCTGGTCTTCACAGACAAAGCTGCCACCTGGCTGGACACGAGTGTGCATTCAGGGTCTGAGGAAAAGTAAGCTGAGCTACAGATTGGCCAGGGATCCGTGCCATCGTGAAATGGAACTGCTTTCGCAGAACTCGTATGTTAAAACCATGCAGAGTGTGTCACAGCATAATGTCAG aAATCTGTGGCGAGAAGCTCATTACAAACTTGTGCAAGCATATACTGGCCCCAGTGAGCAAATGCATATTACCGCTGTAGATGCAGTACGCCATGCACTGGAGAAGCTCttcaatttgacatttatttcacCAGACAAAGGTTCACCTTCCCTCTCTCCAGccagagagaaggaaaaagacATCTTTTTGCCACCCAGCTCATCCTGCTTTTCAAAGTCCCAGTCAGACAATCTTTGCCCTAATGTCCTGCCTGCAGAATGTTTGCTGGAGACGGCAGAAATGATGTATGTGATTCTACCGTACACTCAATATTCACTTCACGACATTGTGTCCTTCAGCCCAGCAAAGCTTGCCAACAGTCATGCCAAAGTCTTGTTTATCATCTACCAGGTTCTAGTAGCTATGCAGGCATGCCATACAGCAGGCCTTTCTTGTGGAGAGCTGTCTCTTCAGGACATAGCAGTCGATGAGCAACTCTGCAGCCATCTCAAACTCAACCTTACTCATTATGAGGACCTGGGATCAGAAGAGGCAGACAGGGATGATGGTGTAAGCCAAGAACCAAAAAATGCCCTGCCAACAGGAATTAAGTGTTTGAGCCAAGAGAACAATAGACTGTGTAAGGACTGCTTTGATGAGCTGAAGGCACTGGTTCTGGATTGGGTTCATGGACGAGTCAGTAACTTCCATTACTTGATGGAGTTGAACAGGTTGGCTGGACGGCGGGAAGGGGATCCTAACTATCACCCAGTGCTGCCTTGGGTCGTGGATTTTACTGTCCCTTTTGGAAAATTTCGGGACCTCAGGAGGTCAAAATTCAGGCTCAACAAGGGGGACAAGCAGCTGGACTTCACATATGAGATGACCAAAGAGGCATTGGCAGCTGCAACGGGTAATGGAATTGGGGTAGGTGGAGATCTCAGTGTCGGTGTTGGAGGTGCTGCACAGTCCGAGCACCTGCATGTGCCTCATCACATATCTGATGTGCTGTCAGATATTACCTACTATGTCTACAAAGCCAGACAGACTCCCAAGTCAGTGCTTTGTAGCCATGTTAGGTCACAGTGGGAGCCCAATGAATACCCAGCGACTATGGAGCGCATGCAGAGCTGGACTCCTGATGAATGCATTCCAGAATTTTACACAGATCCTTCCATTTTCAGCTCAATCCACCCAGACATGCCCGATCTGGATGTGCCTTCTTGGTGCAAGTCATGTGAAGAGTTTATTGAGGTACATCGGGACCTTCTGGAGAGCAGAGATGTCTCCCAGCATTTGCATCACTGGATAGATCTCACGTTTGGTTATAAGCTGTCAGGTAAAGAAGCTATCAAGGCCAAGAATGTGTGCCTGCACCTTGTGGACAACCACACAAATCTGACTACCTATGGTGTAGTTCAGCTATTTGACCAGCCCCACCCACCGCGCTTATCTGCTTCCCAATATGCCCCAGCAGAACCTCCTATTCTTGGCCTTGCTGCTCTTAATGTGCCTTCCTTACACATCCCTTCTGTTGACGCCGTTGTTGACACTTTGGATGGAATGATACCAGAATCCAAAGGGTGCGAGTCCTCTGGTTGGACCACGGTAGATAAGGATGATGATCTTGAACAAGGTACAGAAGCTATAGACTCATTAGCTTCCACTGGCTCATCCACCTCTATATCTTGCCCTGTCAATCTGCCAACTATCAGTGCAGGTGGAGGTAAAATTAGCGGCGAGCGCACAGCACATGCATCTCAGTCTCCAAGTCCACTGACAAATGATTTCTCAAGTGGCATACCTCCTGCTTTAAGAAGTGCAGTGTTACAAAAAGGTGGCCCAATGaacaaaaaacatggagaaaacgTTGTTACTACCAACACAGAAGAAGTTAAAATCATTCTACCTGAAGGTTTCATCCCGTTGCAACCATTAGAAGAACTGGAGAAGTTAAATAACTTCTTGgtaaaaagtattcatgctgAAATTTTGCATCCTTCAAAATCTTCTTGCCCAAGAAGAGAGGGTTTGAAAACTGAACCTGGACCTTCTATCACCAACCTCTTCCAAAGAGATGTGCAGGCACTCGGTGTTTTCACGGCAGAGATATTCTATGCCGCCAAACTTAGAGGCCTGAAAGCAGACACTCCACTCAGACAGCGTTTCCAGGCTGTCATCAAGCTGTGCTCTGCAAACCTCCGCGATGTGCCTCTGTCTTTACACCATGCTCTTGAGTCCTTGTTGCTCTTAGAAAAGCATGCTAAAGTAGCACACAGAGAAGAACCAGTTTGCCCAGAGCCTCTTCTTTTCAATTATGACCCTATCTACGATGGCCTCCCTCCTCCAAGCCCTCATCAGTTGTTGAATTCCATCATTAGTCCCTTTCCCTTCCCTTCCTATTTTGCTGCACTTCACGATTTTATCTTCTCCTACCATGGCAAGATGGGTACTATGTGTAGCCTTCAGGGAAGAGACATTGTCTTCCACCTGTGGCAGCAGCTTGAAGCACTGTTGCGGACTAACATCACTGCTGAAGGTCTTGAGATTCTCTTGCCCTTCATTTTAGCCCTCATGCTAGAGGAATCCACTGCGGTCTATGCTGCTTGGTACCTTTTTGAGCCCATCTCTACAGTCCTAGGTCCCAGAAATGCAAACAAGTACTTACTAAAGCCGCTGATCAACGTTTATGAAAACCCCCACTGTCTCAAAGGACGTTTCTATCTCTACACTGACTGTTTTGTCCTTCAACTGATTATGAGGCTTGGTCTCCAGGCCTTCCTCTCAAGCCTACTCCCACATGTGCTGCAAGTTCTAACTGGCTTCGAAAGCTCGGGCACTGGTGGAGAAGGTTTTaaaggactgagaactggcatCTGTAACCtcggagaggaggaggaagaggatttCCAGGATAGCAAAGCGCGGCCATCATCTGCGTCTGTCGGTGGCAACATGGGCAGTAACAGTGGGGTGAGTGGAGGAGTTGGGCTGGTCGGAGACACCGGACTAGTTGACTACTCCTCTGGCATCAGTCTCAATGACCAAGTGTTTCTTTCAGAAGCTGAGGACTTTCAGAATGAATTTTATGTCAACAGTGGAGACGGTGTTGGTGGTGGGAAGCATCAAAACCAGAACTCTGCAAGCAAGGATCAAGATCAGGAATCTTTAAGTGTGGGGAAATTAAGTGACAAAAGCAGCACAAGTGAGCTCTCTCTGGGTGATGATTCCATGCGGGACAGAGCCAGTCTGAAATCTGCAGACAGCAGCCAGGATCTGAAACATGCTAGTGAGGGAGAGGAAATTGGAGAGTTAGAGGAAGAAGAGCTAGCCAGCAATGGGAAGGAGGACATGGGTCACGCAGCTTCCCTCAATCTTGACCTCACAGATTCAGGTTCCACTCTCACAACTCTTCAAGGAGAGATTAACGGGATGAGACTTGATGAGACTGACAAAGGAATTGTAGATgatcaggaggaagaggaagacgaCAGAGATCCATCAGAGGAGTCCGAGGAGAAAGAGCAAAAGATTCTTTTAG ATACAGTCTGCAAAACGGTTCGATGGCTATCAGCAAAACTCGGACCAACAGTGACGTCTCGATATGTTGCCAGAAATTTACTGAGACTGCTTACAAACTGTTACATTG GACCTGAAAACCACCAGTTTGTTTCCCCTCCATCTGTGGAAAGCCTGCTGGAGAGTGTGGGAATGGGCAGTGTGTATGAGAAAAAGCCTGTTGTTGGTGATCAAACAGCAGGCCCTGTTTTAGACTGTCTCATTTACATAGCTCAACTCTATGGAGAACCTGTTCTCACCTACCAGTACTTGCCTTACATAGGATATCTG GTGTCTCCACCATCTTCGCAGCGTCTTAACACACGTAAGGAAGCAAGTCTGCTCGGCGCCGTAGCACTTACCCAGAAGATCATTGTCTTTCTCTCGGATACCACGCTAATGgacatgcttatgaaaatcaATCAGGATGTGCTCCTTCCACTTCTAGATCTGATTACTACGCCGCGAATGGG GTTCCCCAGCGGGGTACAAACCCGCATTGCTGTCTGTCTCAAGACGCTGAGCCTAATGGCTCTCATCTGTCTGCGCATTGGGAGGGAGATGGTGCAACAGCACATGGCTGACACTTTGCGTCGCTTCtttgctgttttctctctgatGCATTCTCTCCAGCCCCAG CTAAATCATGCCCCGCGGAAAGTTGTGGGAGAAGTAACACTGGTGGATGTTTGTACACCCGAGGGGTCAAATGTAACGTACGAGATGGGAGtcttggaggagctgcagaccGTATTTAACTCTGAGATGGCCTATGCCTCCTACATCCCCTTCTACTGTCTCATAG GTGACTTTGCCATTCGGAAACTGGTCCCAAATCATGAACTCGTCTGGCAACTGGCCCAGTCCTATCATCAGAGTTTGAGCCAGGGGACCTCGGAGACCAGCCTCAGCTCGTCCCCCCGGCTGGAGCCAACCTCTTCCTCTGGCCTTGGCAGACAAGTTGGCTGTAACCCATTCCCCGCCCCCGCACACAGCTCCACCGTGCAGGGAGACTCCCTCCCCGAGTCGGGCACGTTTGGAAGCCACCTGGTGGGGAACCGCATCCAAGTGTCCCACGACAACGAATTCGACGGCAACGCCAACCACAGTCTGGCCAGCTCTTGGGGACGCACCGGCCACACGACTCCCATCATCACCACCGCCGCCACGTTTTCCGCTCCTTCAACAGGTGCGTCCTCCTCTTCCGCCTGGATAACGGGCCTCTCCCCGGAGGACAGCGCCCTAAAGCAAGAGCTCCCCCGTAGCACCCGCTCTCTACAGGGCAACTGGTTGGCCTACTGGCAGTATGAGATCGGTATTAACCAGCAAGATTCCCATTTCCACTTTCACCAAATCAGACTGCAGAGCTTCTTAGGCCATTCAGGGACCGTGAAATGTCTGTCGCCGCTGTTGGGAGAGGATTTCTTCCTGTCCGGGAGCAAAGACAAAACCGTGAAGCTTTGGCCCCTTTATAACTATGGCGACGGGACTCAGGAGGTGGATCCCAGGCAGACGTACAGCGAGCATCGGAAGTCTGTGTTCTACGTGGGTCAGCTGGAGACATCACAGGAAGTCGTTAGCTGTGATGGCACTGTCCATGTGTGGGACCAGTATACAG GCAAGCCAATCCGTTTGTATGAAGCCGTGGACGGGAAGAATCCAATTACAGCCGTCACCACAATGCCAGCTCCACACTGCAGCGTTGTGTTTGGCAGTGCGGATTCTGTTCTCCGCTTCATTGATCCTCGAAAGCCTGGATTGCAG CATGAATTTCGGTTGGCGTACAACAACATCAGCGCCGGGCTCATCCGCTACCTGGCAGTCAGCCCCTCAGGACGCACGGTAGCGGCGGGATTCTCCTCAGGATTCATTGTTCTGCTCGACGCCCGCACAGGCCTCATACTGAAGGGCTGGCCAGCTCATGAAGGAGATATTCTCCAAATGAAG gcagCAGAGGGCAACCTGGTGATCAGCTCCTCCACCGACTACACCCTGAGCGTGTGGAAGGATCTGGAAAACAAGCCGCTGCGCCAGTACAAGTCGCAGTCCGACCACATCCACGCCTTCGACCTGTACGGCTCGCAGGTCGTCACCGGAACGGTGGCCAGCAAGATCGGGGTGTACTCCATGGCCGACATCTCCCTGAGCCCCGTGAGCAGCACAAAGCTGAGCACGGAGAACTTCCGCGGCACCCTGACCAGCCTGGCTGTGCTGCCCACCaagaggctgctgctgctcggcTCCGACAACGGCGCCATCAGGCTGTTAGCTTAA